CATCGGAGAGATAGTCGCCGTTCAAATTCGGAGTGGCAATCACATCGTACTCGGCCGGACGGAGGAGAATCTGCTGGAACATGGAATCGGCGATACGGTCATTGATGAGGATTTTTCCCTTGGGAACCTCTCCGTTAAATTTTTCCGAAACTTCTGTTTCGGTTATTGTTTCGTTGGGGAACTCGTCGCGGGCCAGTTCATAGCCCCAGTCACGGAAGGCACCCTCGGTATATTTCATGATGTTGCCCTTATGCACCAGTGTCACCGAGCGCCGTTTGTGCTCGATGGCATACCTGATGGCCTTGCGAACCAGGCGTTTGGTGCCGGTAGCGCTCATGGGTTTGACTCCGATTCCTGAATCGGGTCTGATTTTGATTTTCATCTCATCCCGGAGGAAATTAATGAATTTTACCGCCTCAGCCGAATCGCACGGCCACTCGATCCCGGCATACACATCTTCGGTGTTTTCACGAAAGATAATTACATCCAACTTTTCCGGCTCGCGCACCGGAGAGGGCGTCCCCTTGAAATAGCGTACCGGCCTTATGCAAGCATACAGGTCCATCACCTGGCGGATGGTGACATTCAGGCTGCGGATGCCGCCTCCGACCGGTGTGGTAAGCGGGCCTTTGATCGATACCACGAAATGCTCGATAGCGTCGAGAGTCTCTTGCGGGAGCCACTGGCTGGTCCGGTCATACGCTTTCTGCCCGGCGTGGATTTCGGTCCATGCAATCCGTCTCACACCGCCGTATGCCTTTTCCACCGCTGCATCCATGACTATCCGGGCTGCCTTCCAGATGTCGGGGCCGATGCCGTCGCCCTCGATAAAGGGAATGATGGGATTGTCCGGAATGACCAGGGTCTCACCCTGGACGGTGATTCGTTCTCCTTCTGGTA
This portion of the Candidatus Latescibacter sp. genome encodes:
- the icd gene encoding isocitrate dehydrogenase (NADP(+)), producing the protein MEFKYSQVPEGERITVQGETLVIPDNPIIPFIEGDGIGPDIWKAARIVMDAAVEKAYGGVRRIAWTEIHAGQKAYDRTSQWLPQETLDAIEHFVVSIKGPLTTPVGGGIRSLNVTIRQVMDLYACIRPVRYFKGTPSPVREPEKLDVIIFRENTEDVYAGIEWPCDSAEAVKFINFLRDEMKIKIRPDSGIGVKPMSATGTKRLVRKAIRYAIEHKRRSVTLVHKGNIMKYTEGAFRDWGYELARDEFPNETITETEVSEKFNGEVPKGKILINDRIADSMFQQILLRPAEYDVIATPNLNGDYLSDACAAQVGGIGMAPGANIGNFTAVFEATHGTAPKYAGKNVSNPSSLILSGCMMFSYLGWNEAADLVFRGLEGAIADKKVTYDLERLMPDATKLSTSEFAKAIVERM